One genomic window of Arachis stenosperma cultivar V10309 chromosome 10, arast.V10309.gnm1.PFL2, whole genome shotgun sequence includes the following:
- the LOC130957021 gene encoding uncharacterized protein LOC130957021 produces the protein MAKETRMIMLKEMGIIWERGLKDNIMTAVAPMEIRIFSDLVNKVRVVKEYAKTIGLGGCFNCGFPGHIARDCTRGKNSNAVEELGLKVSELAFELHVHTPHQTVMTRSGCRQVGFKLEGRDFVHDLICLPMVGLEMILGFDWLLKNRVLLDCFERPIQFMLEGENGAVIAEGYYLNSVRVHCSGKECQCYILLTANALGDAQNLDQISVVTDFPEVFPKDIPEFPPQREIEFAIELVSGAGTVSIYTVSNGSDRAG, from the exons ATGGCGAAGGAAACGCGAATGATAATGCTGAAGGAAATGGGAATAATATGGGAG AGGGGCTTGAAGGATAACATCATGACTGCTGTGGCTCCTATGGAGATTCGTATTTTCTCCGATCTGGTGAACAAGGTGAGAGTTGTTAAAGAATATGCAAAGACG ATTGGTTTAGGTGGTTGCTTCAATTGTGGTTTTCCTGGTCACATTGCGAGAGATTGCACTCGTGGGAAGAATTCGAATGCGG TTGAGGAGCTAGGCTTGAAAGTGTCAGAATTAGCATTTGAATTGCATGTACATACTCCACATCAGACGGTTATGACTAGGTCAGGTTGTAGGCAAGTAGGTTTCAAGCTTGAGGGTAGAGACTTTGTACATGACTTGATTTGTTTACCAATGGTTGGGTTAGAGATGATTTTGGGATTTGATTGGTTGTTAAAGAACCGAGTTTTGTTGGATTGCTTTGAGCGGCCAATTCAGTTTATGCTAGAAGGGGAAAATGGAGCAGTGATAGCTGAGGGTTACTACCTGAACTCTGTGAGGGTGCACTGTAGTGGGAAAGAGTGTCAGTGTTATATCTTGTTGACTGCTAATGCTTTAGGTGACGCCCAGAACTTAGATCAGATTTCAGTAGTTACAGactttccggaagtgtttccgaAAGATATTCCTGAATTCCCACCTCAAAGAGAGATTGAATTTGCAATTGAATTGGTGTCGGGAGCCGGAACAGTGTCGATTTATACCGTATCGAATGGCTCCGATAGAGCTGGATGA